CGCAACGAACCGGAAGCGCCACATGAAAGTAATTGTCATCGCAATCGTCGCCTCGATCATGAGCATACTTGTCTTCAAGTATATTGACGGGACGTTCGGCACTTCCGAGATAACTGCGACGGCCGAGGAATTATCAGACGATTAAAGGCGCCGGGCTACCCTCCCGGCTGGCCGCTGGGCCTCGGCGGCATCACCCTCAGGTGGCCAAGGCTCCAAATAGTGCGGGGCGCAGCGGCTTCCCCCTCAGGTATTCGGAATTTCGGCAATATGCGACTATGACGGGAGGCGGTGACGTCCTCCCTAAGGCCCGGCGAGTGTTCCCTCTAATCGAGGTCCGCGATCAGAACAGCCTGCATTTCACCAATTGATTTGCAGAATCTAAGCGACTTTATCGATTAGTTCAAGCGGAAGATCGACGTGAACGAGGCCGCCGAGATACTGAACCACAGCTTTGACGGTGTTGCGGCCGGTAACGTCGAGGACGGTCGCCAACATGCCCCCCACCATGCGGTGTTCCGGCGCGATCCGGATGGGTTTGTCCTTCGGGAATTCCTGCTGCAGCTCCTTGCGGCTGCGCTTCTTTCTGGCGTCGCGCTCGCGCTGCAGTGAGACCCCGGCCATCTCTTCGGCCTGACGGATGCTCGCCACCTCGAAATCGGAGATGCGCGCCGGGCAGCCGTCGACGCCGAGGATCGCGGTGACGCCGTCCACGCGGGAGAGCCGGTAGAAGTCCCGCGACGGGAGGTAGACGAACGAATAGCCGACGATCATGGCGAACCGCCGCTCGATCAGTTCCTTGGTCCGGTGGTGTTTGATGTCCTTCCGGAACGACGGCATGAAGATTTCGATGTCGGCGTCACGGAGGTTTCGCTCGATGATGAATTCGCCCTTGCGGTCCTCAGGCTCGCCGATGCGCGGCGTTGCCAGGCGCTGGGTTCCGGGACGGGTCTTGATTGCATACCAGCTCATTGGGCATTCTCCATTTCGATTTTGCGCAGCGCGGCCTTGCGCCTGTGAGCGTCGTTGATGAGTTTCGAACGATGCCCGCACCATTCGACTGCTTCCTGGTCGCCCTTTGCGGCAGCTGCCTTGCTGACCGAATACAGCGCCGTGGTGTGGTCGCGACCGTCGAAGAAATGACCCAGGCGCGGGAATGAGATGTCCTTGCGCTCGAGGTATATGGCGTACATGCACGCTTGGCGGGCGGCGACGATGTTCCTTTGGCGATGACGCCCGCGCACCTCCTCCAAGGTGACGCCGGGGAAGTCCTGCAGCACGTCGAGGCAGATATCCTTCATGGGGCGTCGGAGTTCGAGCTCGTCGGCGTTGCCCTTCACTGCGACGGCTGCGGCGTTCTGAGTTGCGTCGACGGCAACCGCGAACGTGCCGGATATCGATGTGCCTGTGATCAGTTCCTTGAACTGCAGCCAATGGCGCCAGGCGATGACATGGGCATCGCAATCCCGGACGAAGAGGATCTGTGTCGACGCCGGGGCGACTTCCTCGGCGACGGGCTGGCTCAACAGCGCAGGCTTCTTCCCGGTGTTGAAGAGCCGAGCACGGACCTCGCGGTAATGCTGGATCTGGCGCAACTGCTCAGGGCTTACGTGCTGGTTCATTGGAAACTCCTTTCGGATCTACGCAACTCGGCTGCCAGGTACTCTTCCCGGGTCTGGCCGGGCTGCAGATGGCCCAGGCCAGTAGGCTTCAAAGACGGCTTGTCGGGGGGCTTCGCAGGCTTGTCGTTCCAGCGGTCGTCGGAGAGCCATTTGACCGGCGAGCACCACTGGCGATCATCGGTTTTGGCGGCGTAGGTTCGAACTCCCGCCATAATTTCGGCGATGCTGGCGCGCTTGATGGCTTGGGAAAAGGCCTTCTCCGCCGACGGCCTGCCGGTCTTGTTGGGGTATGCATCCCAAAAATTTTCGAAATCGATTTTAGAATCGGGCGCGCTCGCGTCTTCCGAAGGATCTGTATCTGTATCTTTATCTAGCGTTCGATCCTGTTCGCCTGCGTTCGTTTGCGTTCGCTTGCGTTCGCGCCATTCCCTCGCGCGTTCGGCGGCGCCGTCCTCTCGCTTCGGCTGGCGTTTCTCCCAACTGGAAAATCTGCCGTCACAGATCATGCCTTTATCGGCCATGGCGGCGACGATGGCCTCGACCTGCTCAGGCTCGCAGCCATAGAAATAGGCCAACCCCTCAGCGTCGTAGCCTTTGACTGAGCCGCGATCCGCCGCCTGCGAAGCGCGGTCCATAAGGGCCCATGCGACGGCTACGGCGATACCAGGGGCAACACCGGCGCGCCTGGCAATGCCGAGCCACTTCGGATCGGTCGGGGCGCCATGCCATGAGCGAAACCAGTCGTTGCTCATCGGATCACCTCGACCTCGATGCCGAAGCAAGCTTTCATGAGCTTCCGCTTCATGGTGAAATCGCGGGTGGTCACACCCTTGATGTCGACGACGCGGCGCGATCTGTTGCGGCGATCGAAGAACACGAAATCGGCGCGGTATCGCGCGACCAGAACGCCGTTGACCATCAGGTCATACTCGCGCTGGCGCTCGATGTCGGTCACCTCGCCCGCCTTCTCGCGCTGCTTGAGGACAGCGTAGAAGGAAGCTTCGGCTTTGCTGTCGAAGAGGATTCCATCCAGCAACGTCCGCTTGGCACCATACTTGTTGCCGCGTTTTGGCGCAGCGATAGATGCTTGGTACTCCTTGGCCGACATACGTTCACCATTCATCGCGACGCCCTCCGCTCTGGCC
The nucleotide sequence above comes from Ensifer sp. PDNC004. Encoded proteins:
- a CDS encoding transcription termination/antitermination NusG family protein codes for the protein MSWYAIKTRPGTQRLATPRIGEPEDRKGEFIIERNLRDADIEIFMPSFRKDIKHHRTKELIERRFAMIVGYSFVYLPSRDFYRLSRVDGVTAILGVDGCPARISDFEVASIRQAEEMAGVSLQRERDARKKRSRKELQQEFPKDKPIRIAPEHRMVGGMLATVLDVTGRNTVKAVVQYLGGLVHVDLPLELIDKVA
- a CDS encoding DUF1064 domain-containing protein, translated to MSAKEYQASIAAPKRGNKYGAKRTLLDGILFDSKAEASFYAVLKQREKAGEVTDIERQREYDLMVNGVLVARYRADFVFFDRRNRSRRVVDIKGVTTRDFTMKRKLMKACFGIEVEVIR
- a CDS encoding helix-turn-helix domain-containing protein; its protein translation is MNQHVSPEQLRQIQHYREVRARLFNTGKKPALLSQPVAEEVAPASTQILFVRDCDAHVIAWRHWLQFKELITGTSISGTFAVAVDATQNAAAVAVKGNADELELRRPMKDICLDVLQDFPGVTLEEVRGRHRQRNIVAARQACMYAIYLERKDISFPRLGHFFDGRDHTTALYSVSKAAAAKGDQEAVEWCGHRSKLINDAHRRKAALRKIEMENAQ